The sequence TATTCAATCCTTGTAGAATCTAGTAATTTGCAAATGAGCGTAAGCTGATCtactgtcctttttttttttttttcttaaatcaaaacaaaaaatcataaaaattaaaatttattttttcggtCTAATTTTtgctttggatttttttttttttttgtgttttgggcaaaaaaattataattaacttttagtctattaaaattattttgtttaatttttcaaaattctaattttattttaaatatttatttttgatctaattttaggTTCAAATATGTTTAACTTCTTTGGAgttttagtttaaataaaatagaaattgatacaaattttcaaataaaaaataaaaaatttattttttaaaaatagttttaaattttttgctagaaaatgaattataatatcAACATGTTTATGctatttaataatgaaattaacaCCATTAGTCGGTTAGAATGATTtacaataaatttgaaatatcaaaattcaattcaaaCAAATCCAAACGTAATGATtgaatttgtataattttaaaattttaaaatacctgTCAATAATCAGTTcagaattaaaataatattaaaatacgaaaagaaaaaaataataaaccgatcaattggtttggtttggtattGTTtgcaaaaaatgtaaaaaatcaaCCGAACCAAACTTTTAATTTGGATTGAGGAAAGTCCTTTATGGTGAATGGAGttcatttccttttttaatGGTCCCAAACTCACAGAGATAAGGGTCATATCCCGAGACAAAACCATAATATTAGCGATGTGACTGACCAAAACCTTAGAGAGCACTCATATCGCGTTGAAGGTCTATGTGACTTGACACGTGGTAAAGGAAGTAAATGAACAAAACAAAAGGATGAAAAATAGGACGCAGCATCGCaattagcaaatatatattatactacattAATGATCATTGAACGTCATCACCTTCTTTCCAATATGCGTGCATTTGACATCTATAATACCACTAAGGAGTCTAGCTAAGCAATGTGGTAAGACATTAATTGACAATTTAACCACATAAACAGGACAATTTGGCACCCGCTGCTTGACTTTCACTAATTTTGTGGTCTTGTGGTTTAGCTTTTTGCCCTATTAGCAAAAGGTCTTTGTGataatcaaaattagttttGATATTTGTCCCGaacccaaacaaaataaataacaaaattttttgaaaaatcttaCTTTATCAACACTCTAAAGTTATGCATGACCAACAGCAAAGCGAAGCAGACAAGGTGACCATCTATCTCAAATAGGGAATGTGTTCCTGAAAATTCCTTCTCTTTCTATGACAAGATACTTTCGTCTTTTCACCTAATGAGCAATCACACCCTCCTCTATATTAACCCAAACAATTCTTGACTCTTTCCTCCATATCTCCTACCATTTCCCATATCCATGGCTTCTCTTCATCTTCCCTCTTCTCTTGCTTCAATGGCGGTTTCTTCGGCTTTGCTCTTGGCTTTCTGCATTGCAATATTGATGATGCCACAGTTTGCTGAATGCAGAACAAGGCACTACACTTtcaatgtaaataaataaataaataaatacataaataaatttcatacttttgaattagatatatatatataaatccctTGAGggtatttaatttctttgtttcttttttgttctttaactCAAAATGTTTGCTTTTTTCTTCATAGATTAAGAACCACACTATTACAAGATTGTGCCATACCAAGAGCATCGTAAGTGTGAATGGGAAATTCCCCGGACCTCCATTAGTGGCAAGAGAAGGCGATCGAGTAATCATCAAGGTGGTTAATCATGTCTCAAGCAATGTCACCATTCACTGGTATGaaaaatcttttcttttcttttttttctttttttcttttcttcccccTGCATCCATTAATATTTTCtacataaaaaaatcatttactgGGATCCATCGTTCAGTTTATATTGAACGTTTTAACTCCTGTTATCCAGTAACACGCTTAATGTAGGCTATATGATAAAACCCAGAGGATAATTTCTCTACAAAGTGAGCTTGACTCGAATAACAATTTTGGTtgttattaattgtatttgtgtGAGAGGGCAGGCATGGAGTTCGGCAACTGAGAAGTGGTTGGGCTGATGGACCGGCATACGTGACACAATGTCCAATTCAGACTGGGCAGACATACGCATACAATTTCACAATCACAGGGCAAAGAGGGACTCTTTTATGGCATGCACATATATCTTGGTTGAGATCTACCCTCCATGGACCTATCATTATCCTCCCTAGGCGCAATGAGTCTTACCCTTTTGACAAACCTTACAAGGAAATTCCCATTATTTTGGGTATGTTATTTTATATGCATGTaatcctatttatttatttatatatttatctatcttTCTATAAGAGTATGACCAATTGTCTTATTAGATATATTTGACCACTATCAATATTGTATGGATTTGGGGATGCAGGAGAGTGGTTTAACGTAGACCCAGAAGATGTGATTAACCAGGCGCTTCAGCTTGGAAATGGACCTAACGTCTCCGATGCATTCACCATCAATGGTTTTCCAGGGCCATTGTACAACTCATGTTCATCATCTAATGgtatatattaacaatttttaaaatcaaatatttagtactgaaatttttataataatctaGTATATATAGTCTAGCATAACAAACGGATTCTAGAAAGTACTATCATATAGGTTCTCTCACACACTTATTATTAATGGAGACTATCGtagtatgaaaatttttattaaaaagttaattagattatttataaatgttttttttggaGCACCTATTTGTCTGTTTTTCTCTCTTATTGTTAATGTATAATTAAAAAAGtattagttataaaaaaaataaaagtactaataaaaaattgaagagtGTTTAGTACTTATGATGAAGTTTATGTTTACATACTTTTCTTTACTCTTTACATGTCTCATTGTTGTCTTCACAAAAAACATGTTTAATTAAACGTACATTTAAGAGTCATttatgtataattattttactacCTATATAAAAGCAACagtcaataataattaatttgacagtGAAAAGGGCACTAGATTGCACTGACCAATAATCTTAATTCGTGCATTCATGGAACATAAAAGTGTCATGATACGACTCtctccatatatatgtattataagaTTCAAATGAGGATATTTGtcaactttttaaattaatgataaatagatttaactatttaaaatttttaaattacatgtaacttttcaaaataatataatttctcTAAATAATTAAGTTCACTTAAGCTAATCGTATCCTGTTTTAACTGAGCTGTATATATAATTTCGATATAATACACCATGTTCACTTAATTGCAAATCAGGTGTGTTATGTTATCTACCATAgtaaaaattctatatataaatacaattgaCCTTCTAGGTGATAATTTCAGTTCATTTGGAAGGCATACTAAAACGGATGCTCAAATAACTAAATAACTCAATgatcttattttttgtttaaatatttttgtctaGACTTTCTAGCCCATcgctatttctttatttattattattattaattttttctgtgGCTTTTAAGAACTTAAAGCACAATGCCCAAAAGCAGAGCTATATAGCCTAAAGGGTGAAGAATGAAATTACGATAAAAGCATATGGGTCACATTGTTAAAGTTGACATCAgcatattttgaaaagaaatttgGAACTGATCTcctaaaataatcaaatttctctattaaaatatatttgaaaaagctCCAAAGCTGTCTTTTAAGGCTTTTAAGAATTGACCATCTTTTACGTTATTTCATAACTATAAAACACACTTTTATGTGGGAGAAAGTCACGAGACTAATGAACTCCATATGGTAGGCCATGCAGGGCTTATCTTTAAACTAACATGCATCAAtggcttcattttttattttattttttttgcagaTACATTCAAACTAAAAGTGATCCCAGGAAAGACATACCTTCTCCGAATAATCAACGCTGCACTCAACGACGAGCTCTTCTTCAGCATTGCTAATCACACACTCACCGTCGTCGAAGCCGACGCTGCCTACGTCAAACCATTCCAAACCAACATCCTTCTCATTGCCCCAGGCCAAACCACCAACGTTCTCCTTCAAACCAAGCCCATACCTCCCAACGCCACTTTCCTCATCGCCGCCAGTTCCTATTTCACCGGACAAGGCACCGTCGACAACACCACCACCTCCGCCATCCTCCAATACCACAAACCCCTCACTCATTCCAACGTTTCACCCCACAATTTGACCCTTTCCAGGCCCTCTCTCCCACCTGTCAACGCCACTAAATTCGTCAACGTCACCCAGTTCGTCGCTAATTTCACCGCAAAGTTCCGAAGCCTGGCCAACAGTAAATTCCCGGCCAACTTTCCCAAAACCGTCGACAGGAAGTTCTTCTTCACCGTCGGACTCGGGACGAACCCGTGTCCTAAGAACACGACGTGTCAAGGTCCGAATGGTCAGAAATTCTCGGCCTCCGTGAACAATATCTCGTTCGTGCTCCCTTCCACGGCGATTCTTCAGGCTTACTATTTCGGACAGCCGAAGGGGGTTTACACGACGGATTTCCCGGCGAATCCTCACCCGTCGTTTAACTACACAGGAACGCCGCCGAACAATACGATGGTGAGCAACGGGACACGTGCGGTGGTGCTGGCGTTCAACACTAGCGTAGAGGTGGTGCTGCAGGACACGAGTATCCTAGGGGCGGAAAGTCATCCTCTCcatcttcatggattcaatttcTTTGTTGTGGGTCAAGGGTTCGGAAACTTCGACCCAAATAAAGATCCGGCTAAGTTTAATCTTGTGGATCCTGTTGAGCGAAACACCGCCGCTGTTCCTTCCGGTGGTTGGATTGCATTTAGGTTCTTTGCAGACAACCCAGGTACGTTCTTTTCCCTTTACCTACTTACTAATGACTCTCAATTTTGTTAtctaactttttgtttttcttttctatgaTTTGCTTTATTAAATTTAGACCCCACTTCTAAGTCAAACTCATAATGATATAGACTTTTGGGTTTCATACCAATTCATTCCTTTATTCCTTTCTTTTAACCAAAGTTGGTTTTTCAATCAAATGTTagatttaattattagttttcttttgtATATTTAAGCTGACATGTACGACATTTTCTTTACTCTTTCAACTATATTATTTTCACGTCTTACCAGACAGCTCTGcggttataaaaattataaaaaaaaaaaaaaactctttcctAAGACAACTACCTGAGTTCAAATccctttaaaaatagaaaattaatgtACAAGGAGTTCATGCGCAAAGTTTTGTCATATAGGAAGGgagacaataaaattcaaatgttgtatagtttaaaaagaaaatttaattatttcatatatttatgTTGTAGTTGAGGAAACAGAAAGCATTAGGTTTAAGTTGGATGTGCAATTTTTGAATTCTGATTACAACAGAAAGCATTAGGTTTAAGTTGGATGTGCAATTTTTGAATTCTGATTACATTGT comes from Ziziphus jujuba cultivar Dongzao chromosome 6, ASM3175591v1 and encodes:
- the LOC107430628 gene encoding laccase-2; this translates as MASLHLPSSLASMAVSSALLLAFCIAILMMPQFAECRTRHYTFNIKNHTITRLCHTKSIVSVNGKFPGPPLVAREGDRVIIKVVNHVSSNVTIHWHGVRQLRSGWADGPAYVTQCPIQTGQTYAYNFTITGQRGTLLWHAHISWLRSTLHGPIIILPRRNESYPFDKPYKEIPIILGEWFNVDPEDVINQALQLGNGPNVSDAFTINGFPGPLYNSCSSSNDTFKLKVIPGKTYLLRIINAALNDELFFSIANHTLTVVEADAAYVKPFQTNILLIAPGQTTNVLLQTKPIPPNATFLIAASSYFTGQGTVDNTTTSAILQYHKPLTHSNVSPHNLTLSRPSLPPVNATKFVNVTQFVANFTAKFRSLANSKFPANFPKTVDRKFFFTVGLGTNPCPKNTTCQGPNGQKFSASVNNISFVLPSTAILQAYYFGQPKGVYTTDFPANPHPSFNYTGTPPNNTMVSNGTRAVVLAFNTSVEVVLQDTSILGAESHPLHLHGFNFFVVGQGFGNFDPNKDPAKFNLVDPVERNTAAVPSGGWIAFRFFADNPGVWFMHCHLDIHTSWGLRMAWIVLDGPQPNQKLPPPPSDLPKC